One segment of Clavelina lepadiformis chromosome 2, kaClaLepa1.1, whole genome shotgun sequence DNA contains the following:
- the LOC143446838 gene encoding uncharacterized protein LOC143446838 isoform X10 has translation MSYGYGRSGHSPVHPLFGGHAAKKSSVSALPALNLDPSVPLSAKQIPAPEKPDYDRFHGPQGPMYNVHMVRDAYGQPREVVYPVDYYDDDVDPRYMEMAPGYQMMSPMAQFDPALAMNTPMDMNYPGYGQEEFVMQEKVDPEMEGEVPMDSEIVYTDLEDDSDLFFVDEKPEKKGPKTDAEHQGGIMEWLSKPSSKPYISKERQEYEARMAAREEAGSSSSSFENLSEEDFDKAFPADISQTPTLIPKWKRKRMEREKKKLEAKSEPANPVETLTSKLSEDEGEIKKDNVEIPQSDAVKIAPAHSVINLAKEDLAAAAATETNESPHSFMAAVKGSLEYQPEEEFEESFKAVKNQRKTNTNMYKYGNGFPSSKASLGKPGSSLAKLGPLMPIQPSMSQAPYLKQKKNGKVSIHNASRNAQSSAIQAAKQELAAAAMAESMSQPYLVEYDPRYMAFENSYPDDFRAGYFPPQQASSLAKLGPLMPIPPSAGKYGREKKKGKEPMSILDAARAAQATSVISLAKGELAAVEAAKEMGFKNVPYGSVAMDYQPEYENVAMDYQPEFDPYGSNYDNAFLRNSYLPEKSGSSLSKLGSLVPIPPSAKRSSYSVGKMKGKEEISLLDAAKNAQATSVIKLAKEELAATETLREMEKYHAQCGIRAQGIDSAMPPYSPSMEKAANSELPSSSTRQQSDDKSGKKKKKKKKKKKKPELKPLPPLKPPPQCFLQRAPDGTIIPPPKRLEPREPLFMNDQIPFVEDFGFDPIKISPKPSDIKAPHPPYMGGLPIGKRPFGYHLKNPRLPPLNIPESLKVDEPSITMSMVPPYQARPLSPPFSLEKDDFFKDFKEPLSGFKDDKKEDQEDPSCTQEQQMRSSPELSKTELMSKEKENLNSFSSSKPKNELDASDKELETNSFSRRENKNKSSSASHPGPSKVDQQDAVYCKQLIQGFEEAMEQKMLKLQTLMEQSEKKIEKQSAQNSKTWTEKFVEFQKSLEGLKLTSKKQLDSMYKDWYKENGYGSHGKSMDEDEIDSSIDKVKDNKSGPGEEKSLDGIKPEADDLKLSLKQDEEPEEKKELQNEAKITYEEWCKRKQDWQEEYNRMGYDVMGQKFLDEYWEDFHKKYGDFPKEENKEMSESTELNSWDLPTPPGENPDADDTDNDIEDIFAFDAKSEKEENKKKSEDSKVNSWDLPTPPVENRVANDTDNDIEDILASDAKSKKEENKKKSEDSKVNSCDLSTPTAENPVANDIDTDIEDILASDAKSKKEENKKKSEDSKVNSCDLSTPTAENQVANDIDTDIEDILASDAKSEKETDKSFVSIPTEKIRKETVYQGHTIVAYVKKPGTGIHRPEPECELSGLSLSDGIERKTDKIEKEELEGQKEEQKQEEKAEIAVEEEKELEGQNKELEEEKKPAETEKASELLGKVKTEEVSLDNTNLSEEDKMKNNDQTVGEEKIEKEQTSTTAPETKLAEQKAECSYTSPAMKHFITQGNGDNSAPKTQEESIVIRRQKRAPWWKKVKVEFRSVFMLQQEEDEMESVTLAELTKRQEIKHKKKMDKIHGKEELRQAKRKEKEQKKLRKSEKKEEKARNKEKKKDKKMKKREARLKRDVAEQQMYKFYTDSLQRAKRLRKESKRAGKRKAKREKKERKARDKTKKAVEKVQKKVDAIKHKQEKKENRKKNEEDKYRRKLEKAGYNEEKVKEKMALKEEEMKEKLERKQRELELKDNENTKKIKRAWFKLGKKYEKKHIDLEEKKKKIAEKHAKKEKNWALNLENRRGKNAMTELEKKGKRITKLIKKERKDAKKEMTIWKKAEKKKLKEESKEIKKEDKVKNKKQKKVKKRQEWALKIEKDYDSTSLEDFEENMTKLELDGKMEKTANSNDEDVEQKGDACMSMEARMKKSYGILKQERKQIWLTKRAQEKKRMQKTHEVVASNEKQSKQKSEDSKVNSCDLPTPPVENQVTNDTDNVIEDILASDAKSEKEENKKKSEDSKVNSCDLPTPPVENPVENDIDTDMEDISASDAKSEKETDKSFVSIPTVKIRKETVSGSHKFVPNTKKSRAGIHRPEPECEHSDLSLSDYIDRQKEKVEKAEWKRKNIEQSTQTAAEEEKELECGDAEAKKASKLLEKETTEVVSLDDTNLSEEEKVKNNDQTVGERKSKKQKTSLTVPKIRLAEQKPECSYTSPMMNHFFTQGYGDNNASKTNEEIVVIQRPNRKPLLEKVKVELRPVIILQQEEDEMESSTLVEPSKAEKLKNKKKMARIGRKEKLRESSPQDFKENVSELESSDTCMTVGEHMKNNYEDLKKKRRQVLPARGVHKKKMLPTELSVQNERLGNNISNEQSFETMSDSESPQLCSNAEICKPSRASYTAEWLQKHHLTSKGTTSAVRETQEQHMSFNKFMALLGNLTDKIDYLIKEIKKNSEKHTPDLTNFHDCNEKLEEIIEKANKKVYVHALKNVMKYNYNQKYFLELLQSVKENAMKYAYSKFYGG, from the exons ATGAGTTACGGATACGGACGTTCAGGTCATTCTCCG GTTCACCCATTGTTTGGAGGTCATGCAGCAAAAAAATCATCTGTGTCCGCCTTGCCAGCG TTGAATCTTGACCCAAGTGTGCCACTTTCAGCAAAGCAAATACCAGCACCG GAAAAACCAGACTATGATCGATTTCATGGACCACAAGGACCGATGTATAATGTGCACATGGTGCGGGATGCATATGGTCAACCAAGAGAAGTGGTTTATCCTGTGGACTACTAT gATGATGATGTAGACCCAAGATACATGGAGATGGCACCTGGATATCAG aTGATGTCTCCAATGGCTCAATTTGATCCTGCATTGGCCATG AACACCCCGATGGACATGAATTATCCTGGGTATGGACAAGAAGAGTTTGTGATGCAAGAAAAGGTGGATCCAGAAATGGAG GGTGAAGTTCCCATGGATAGTGAAATTGTTTACACGGATTTAGAAGATGATagtgatttgttttttgtggACGAAAAGCCG gAAAAGAAAGGTCCAAAAACTGATGCA GAGCATCAAGGGGGAATAATGGAATGG ctTTCAAAACCATCATCTAAACCGTATATCAGTAAAGAGAGACAGGAATACGAAGCTCGT ATGGCTGCTCGGGAAGAAGCCGGATCATCATCTTCTTccttt GAGAATCTTTCTGAGGAGGACTTTGATAAAGCTTTTCCAGCAGATATATCTCAAACACCAACCTTAATACCAaaatggaaaagaaaaagaatggAAAGGGAAAAGAAGAAGTTAGAAGCCAAAAGTGAACCTGCAAACCCTGTGGAAACTTTG ACAAGTAAGCTTTCGGAAGATGAGGGtgaaataaagaaagataATGTTGAG atACCTCAGTCGGATGCTGTAAAAATTGCACCAGCACACTCAGTCATTAAT CTTGCAAAAGAAGACTTGGCTGCTGCAGCAGCAACAGAAACAAATGAAAGTCCTCATTCATTTatggcg gCTGTTAAAGGCTCTCTGGAATATCAACCTGAG GAGGAATTTGAGGAATCCTTCAAGGCTGTAAAAAAT CAAAGAAAAACGAATACAAATATGTACAAATATGGAAATGGTTTTCCATCCAGCAAGGCTTCACTGGGAAAACCAGGATCAAGTCTCGCTAAATTGGGACCACTGATGCCGATTCAACCTTCG ATGAGCCAAGCTCCATATTTGAAGCAGAAGAAGAACGGAAAG GTCTCCATTCATAATGCTTCAAGAAATGCTCAATCTTCTGCTATACAG GCTGCAAAACAGGAGCTTGCAGCTGCAGCCATGGCGGAGAGCATGTCTCAGCCTTATCTTGTAGAG taCGATCCTCGTTATATGGCTTTTGAAAACTCATACCCTGATGATTTCAGAGCTGGTTATTTTCCCCCACAACAAGCTTCTAGCTTAGCAAAACTCGGGCCTCTGATGCCTATTCCACCTTCG GCAGGAAAATATGGGCGAGAAAAGAAGAAAGGGAAGGAACCG ATGTCTATTTTGGATGCAGCAAGAGCTGCTCAAGCTACTTCAGTAATCAGT CTTGCAAAAGGAGAGCTAGCTGCTGTGGAAGCCGCTAAGGAAATGGGTTTTAAAAATGTACCG taTGGAAGTGTTGCTATGGATTACCAACCTGAG tatGAGAATGTTGCTATGGATTACCAACCTGAG tTTGATCCATACGGAAGCAATTATGACAACGCATTTTTGAGAAATTCCTATTTGCCAGAAAAAAGTGGATCAAGTTTGTCGAAACTTGGCAGTCTTGTTCCTATTCCACCTTCG GCAAAAAGATCTTCATATAGTGTTGGTAAAATGAAAGGAAAGGAAGAG atcTCTCTTCTTGATGCTGCAAAAAATGCTCAAGCAACATCTGTTATTAAG CTCGCAAAAGAAGAGTTAGCTGCTACAGAAACACTTCGGGAAATGGAAAAATATCATGCACAA TGTGGAATTAGAGCTCAAGGAATTGATTCTGCAATGCCACCATATTCTCCTTCAATGGAAAAG gcTGCTAACTCAGAACTACCATCAAGCTCAACTCGGCAACAATCTGATGACAAATCTGGCAAAAAA aaaaagaagaagaaaaaaaagaaaaagaagccTGAATTAAAACCG CTTCCTCCTTTGAAACCTCCACCACAatgctttttgcaacgtgctCCAGATGGCACAATAATTCCCCCTCCAAAAAGGCTAGAACCACGTGAACCATTGTTTATGAACGATCAAATACCCTTTGTGGAAGACTTTGGGTTTGACCCTATCAAAATTAGTCCGAAACCATCAGATATTAAGGCGCCTCATCCACCATACATGGGTGGTCTGCCTATTGGAAAACGCCCTTTTGGGTACCATTTAAAAAATCCACGACTTCCGCCTCTTAATATCCCG GAATCATTAAAAGTAGACGAACCGTCAATAACCATGTCAATGGTGCCACCATACCAA GCACGACCACTATCACCACCATTTTCATTGGAAAAAGACGATTTTTTTAAGGATTTCAAG GAACCCTTGTCCGGTTTTAAGGATGACAAGAAAGAGGACCAGGAAGATCCAAGTTGTACACAAGAACAACAAATG CGATCTAGTCCAGAACTTAGTAAAACAGAGCTGATGTCAAAGgagaaagaaaatttgaaCTCGTTTTCTTCGTCAAAGCCTAAG AATGAGCTTGATGCATCAGACAAAGAACTGGAGACAAACAGTTTTTCCAGGAGAGAGAACAAAAACAAGTCATCGTCTGCTTCTCATCCCGGACCTTCTAAAGTAGATCAG CAGGATGCTGTTTACTGCAAACAACTCATCCAAGGTTTCGAGGAAGCAATGgagcaaaaaatgttaaagctgCAAACTCTTATGGAGCAATCTgagaaaaaaatagaaaaacagTCTGCCCAAAACTCGAAAACCTGG ACTGAAAAGTTTGTTGAGTTTCAAAAATCACTGGAAGGACTTAAATTGACAAGCAAAAAGCAGTTG GATTCAATGTATAAAGATTGGTATAAAGAAAATGGTTATGGAAGTCATGGAAAATCAATG GATGAAGATGAAATTGATAGTTCCATAGACAAAGTCAAG GATAACAAATCAGGACCAGGCGAAGAGAAATCTCTTGATGGGATAAAACCTGAAGCAGACGACCTAAAACTAAGCCTAAAACAG GATGAAGAGCCAGAAGAAAAGAAGGAACTGCAAAACGAAGCCAAAATTACCTATGAGGAATGG TGCAAGCGCAAACAAGACTGGCAGGAAGAATATAACAGAATGGGCTATGATGTTATGGGTCAAAAGTTTTtg GATGAATATTGGGaagattttcataaaaaatacgGTGACTTTCCAAAG GAGGAAAATAAAGAGATGTCTGAAAGCACAGAGCTCAACTCATGGGATCTTCCAACTCCACCTGGTGAAAATCCGGATGCAGATGACACTGACAATGATATTGaagatatttttgcatttgatGCCAAGTCAGAAAag GaggaaaataaaaagaagTCTGAAGACTCAAAAGTCAACTCATGGGACCTTCCAACTCCACCTGTGGAAAATCGAGTGGCAAATGACACTGACAATGACATTGAAGATATTTTAGCATCTGATGCCAAGTCAAAaaag GaggaaaataaaaagaagTCTGAAGACTCAAAAGTTAACTCATGTGACCTTTCAACTCCAACTGCTGAAAATCCAGTGGCAAATGACATTGACACTGATATTGAAGATATTTTAGCATCTGATGCCAAGTCAAAaaag GaggaaaataaaaagaagTCTGAAGACTCAAAAGTCAACTCATGTGACCTTTCAACTCCAACTGCTGAAAATCAAGTGGCAAATGACATTGACACTGATATTGAAGATATTCTCGCATCTGATGCCAAATCAGAAAAG GAAACAGACAAATCATTTGTTTCCATTCCCACAGAA AAAATTCGAAAGGAAACTGTCTACCAGGGACACACGATTGTGGCTTATGTTAAAAAACCCGGCACTGGAATACACCGACCAGAACCG GAATGTGAACTCTCTGGCCTTTCTCTCTCG GATGGCATAGAAAGAAAGACAgataaaatagaaaaagag GAATTGGAAGGACAAAAGGAAGAGCAAAAACAAGAGGAGAAAGCTGAAATAGCTGTCGAAGAAGAAAAG GAACTGGAAGGACAAAACAAAGAACTAGAAGAAGAGAAGAAACCTGCCGAAACAGAAAAG GCAAGTGAATTGTTGGGAAAGGTGAAAACTGAAGAAGTGTCACTTGATAATACTAATTTGTCAGAAGAAGATAAAATGAAGAACAATGATCAG ACTGTTGGTGAAGAAAAAATCGAAAAAGAACAGACTTCAACAACAGCTCCAGAAACAAAATTAGCGGAGCAAAAG GCGGAGTGCAGCTACACCAGTCCAGCGATGAAGCATTTTATTACCCAGGGAAATGGAGACAATAGTGCACCAAAGACACAAGAA gaAAGTATAGTAATACGAAGACAAAAAAGAGCACCTTGGTGGAAGAAGGTCAAAGTAGAATTCCGATCTGTCTTCATGTTGCAACAGGAAGAAGATGAGATGGAATCGGTCACTTTAGCGGAGCTAACCAAACGCCAGGAAATAAAGCATAAGAAAAAAATGGATAAAATTCATGGGAAAGAAGAGTTAAGGCAGGCAAAGAGAAAAGAAAAGGAACAAAAGAAACTTAGAAAAAGCGAAAAGAAGGAGGAAAAGGCACgcaataaagaaaagaaaaaagacaaaaaaatgaaaaagagaGAAGCACGATTAAAAAGGGATGTTGCAGAGCAGCAAATGTATAAGTTCTATACTGACTCTTTACAAAGAGCCAAAAGGTTACGCAAAGAAAGTAAAAGAGCTGGCAAAAGGAAAGCAAAAAGGGAAAAAAAGGAACGGAAGGCTAGggataaaactaaaaaagcaGTAGAAAAGGTTCAAAAAAAGGTGGACGCGATAAAACATAAgcaagaaaagaaagaaaatagaaaaaagaaTGAGGAGGATAAGTACAGGAGAAAGTTGGAAAAGGCAGGTTACAATGAAGAgaaagttaaagaaaaaatgGCTCTCAAGGAAGAGGAGATGAAAGAAAAGTTAGAACGTAAACAGCGAGAGCTAGAATTGAAAGATAATGAAAACACCAAGAAAATTAAAAGGGCTTGGTTTAAGCTTGGGAAGAAGtatgaaaaaaaacatattgATTTAGAagagaagaagaaaaaaatcgCAGAAAAGCATGCtaagaaggaaaaaaattgggctttaaatttagaaaaccGTCGAGGAAAAAATGCAATGACAGAATTGGAAAAGAAAGGAAAGAGGATTACAAAGTTGATAAAAAAGGAGAGGAAAGATGCTAAAAAAGAAATGACGATTTGGAAGAAggctgaaaagaaaaaactgaAAGAAGAAAGCAAAGAGATCAAGAAAGAAGATAAGgttaaaaataagaaacaaaagaaGGTTAAAAAGAGacaa GAATGGGCTTTGAAGATTGAGAAAGACTACGACTCCACTTCACTTGAAGACTTTGAGGAAAATATGACCAAGTTGGAATTG GATGGAAAAATGGAGAAAACAGCAAATTCAAATGATGAAGATGTTGAACAAAAG GGCGATGCTTGCATGTCAATGGAGGCACGTATGAAAAAAAGTTATGGAATTTTAAAACAGGAG CGAAAGCAAATTTGGCTTACAAAGAGGGCACAGGAAAAGAAAAGGATGCAAAAAACCCATGAGGTCGTTGCAAGCAATGAG AAGCAAAGTAAACAGAAGTCTGAAGACTCAAAAGTCAACTCATGTGACCTTCCAACTCCACCTGTGGAAAATCAAGTGACAAATGACACTGACAATGTTATTGAAGATATTTTAGCATCTGATGCCAAATCGgaaaag GaggaaaataaaaagaagTCTGAAGACTCAAAAGTCAACTCATGTGACCTTCCAACTCCACCTGTGGAAAATCCAGTGGAAAATGACATTGACACTGATATGGAAGACATTTCAGCATCTGATGCCAAGTCAGAAAAG GAAACGGACAAATCATTTGTTTCCATTCCCACAGTA aaAATTCGAAAGGAAACTGTCTCCGGGAGTCACAAATTTGTGCCAAATACTAAAAAAAGTAGAGCTGGAATACACCGACCAGAACCG GAATGTGAACACTCTGACCTTTCTCTCTCG GATTACATAGATAGACAGAAagaaaaagtggaaaaagCG GAatggaaaagaaaaaacataGAGCAAAGTACTCAAACAGCTGCTGAAGAAGAAAAG GAATTGGAATGTGGAGACGCTGAAGCAAAAAAG GCAAGTAAATTATTGGAAAAGGAGACAACTGAAGTAGTGTCACTTGATGATACCAATTTAtcagaagaagaaaaagtgaagaACAATGATCAG ACTGTTGGTGaacgaaaaagtaaaaaacaaaagactTCATTAACAGTTCCGAAAATAAGATTAGCAGAGCAAAAg CCGGAATGCAGCTACACCAGTCCAATGATGAATCATTTTTTTACACAGGGATATGGAGACAATAATGCATCAAAGACAAATGAA gaAATTGTAGTAATACAAAGACCTAATAGAAAGCCTCTGTTGGAGAAGGTCAAAGTGGAATTGCGACCTGTCATCATATTGCAACAGGAAGAAGATGAGATGGAATCATCCACTTTAGTGGAACCTAGTAAAGCAGAAAAGTTAAAGAATAAGAAAAAAATGGCTAGAATTGGTAGAAAAGAAAAGTTAAGAGAGAGTTCACCTCAGGACTTTAAGGAAAATGTCAGCGAGCTGGAATCG AGTGATACTTGCATGACAGTTGGAGAACACATGAAAAACAATTATGAGGATTTAAAAAAGAAG CGAAGGCAAGTTTTGCCTGCAAGGGGAGTCCACAAAAAGAAGATGTTGCCAACTGAGTTGAGCGTGCAAAATGAGAGATTAGGAAACAACATAAGTAATGAG CAAAGTTTCGAAACTATGAGTGATAGTGAGTCACCACAACTTTGCAGTAACGCG GAAATTTGTAAGCCTTCCAGAGCAAGTTATACGGCGGAATGGTTACAAAAACATCATTTAACCAGCAAGGGCACCACATCTGCTGTAAGGGAAACACAAGAACAGCATATGAGTTTCAATAAATTCATGGCTCTACTTGGGAATTTAACTGACAAAATTGATTATCTCATAAAAGAGATTAAAAAG AATTCAGAAAAACATACACCTGACTTG